One genomic segment of Mycolicibacterium chubuense NBB4 includes these proteins:
- a CDS encoding class II aldolase/adducin family protein: MRLHTERQQVVDACRFLSRSGLVVGTAGNVSIRVDDVVVISPSGVDYEAMSAADVGIHDLDGNVVDAALAPSSELALHLAVYRSSEHSAVVHTHAPASTALSTVVDEVPASHYYTALFGGGIRVAPYATFGTQQLADNVTAALRDRSAALMGNHGAVLAGTALPKVLNLVPYLEYVCDVQLRAMASGAPVRVLDDEEIAAVGRLLAGYGQQATGGR, encoded by the coding sequence ATGAGACTGCACACCGAACGCCAGCAGGTCGTCGACGCCTGCCGGTTCCTCAGCCGCTCCGGCCTTGTCGTGGGCACCGCGGGCAACGTGTCGATCCGCGTCGACGACGTCGTCGTCATCTCACCGAGCGGCGTTGACTACGAGGCGATGTCGGCGGCCGACGTCGGCATTCACGATCTCGACGGGAACGTCGTCGACGCCGCGCTGGCACCGTCCAGCGAGCTGGCGCTGCACCTTGCGGTCTACCGGTCGTCGGAGCATTCGGCCGTCGTGCACACCCACGCGCCGGCGTCCACCGCGCTGTCGACGGTCGTCGACGAGGTTCCGGCGTCGCACTACTACACCGCGTTGTTCGGCGGCGGCATCCGGGTCGCGCCGTACGCCACCTTCGGCACGCAGCAGCTGGCCGACAACGTGACCGCAGCCCTGCGCGATCGGTCCGCAGCGCTGATGGGCAACCACGGTGCGGTGCTCGCCGGCACGGCGCTGCCGAAGGTGCTGAACCTGGTGCCCTACCTCGAGTACGTGTGTGACGTGCAGCTGCGGGCGATGGCCAGCGGGGCACCCGTGCGCGTGCTGGACGACGAGGAGATCGCCGCCGTCGGACGCCTGCTCGCCGGGTACGGCCAGCAAGCGACCGGAGGCCGCTAG